The Thermococcus henrietii genome segment TCTCTATTTTGTTGGCTGCCTTGCCGTCAACCACTCCAAGGACGCTCCGTCCGAGGTCTGTCTCGGCAACGATGACCTGGAAGGGGTTCTCGCTTGCCCCGTAGACCATAGCCACCGCCGGGTGGTTCTTGACGGTGTTGAGAACGTTAATCGGGAAGGCGTTCCTCATGAGGATTACGAAGACATGACCCGCGCCGATTTTCACGGCGTTCTTCGCGGCAAGCTCCTCAAGCTCCCTGTCGTTTCCGGTGTAGCGGGTCAGCTGTGGTTTCGCCTCGTTCATGGCTATGCCGAACTTTATTCCCGGGACGGCGGTGAGAAGGGCCCTCGCGAGGTCGTCAACGGTGAATATCGAGAAGTTGCCCTGCCCGATTATGACCTCGACCCCCTCGGGTTTTTCGATGTCGACAACCTCTATCTTCACCATGGGCACCACCGGAAGAATTTAATACTCCAGTGATATAACTTTTTCCGCCCCGGTGGTGCCGGTAATGGGAGGTATAAACATAGATGAGATAGAATTCCTCGTCGAGCTTCTTGAGAAGTACCCGCTTGAAAGCCTCCGAAGGATAGCGTCGGCTGAGGGGCTGGATTATTACAGGTTGAAAAGAATTTACGATAAGTATTATAGCAAATACCTCGTCGTGAGCGCGACGTACAACATAAGGCTCCTTGGTCTGAAAAGCTTCGTTGGGTTTCTGAGCGTTCCCTCTGACAGGCTCATTGAAGTCGCCGTTAGAATGACCAAAAACCCCTTCATCGGCTACGTCAACCCGGCCTTCGGCTTTAAAAACGGCCTGTCCGTGATATTCTACGTCCCAAAGGACCAGGTGAAGGATGTAGACGAGATGCTCTCAAAGTACTCCGATGACTTCGAGTACTACGAGGTCTGGGCCTACCCACCACCGGAGAAGCCTAAGGAGTGGGGTGACTGGGAGCTGAGCTACGACTACGCAATCCTCATGGACATCCTGAAGTGGGACGCGCGGACGCCTATGAAGAGGATAGCCGAGCGTCTCGGGAAGACGCGGCCAACGATAAGGTACATGATTGAGAGGCTGAGGGAGAAGAACATCCTCATTGGGTTTTACCCACTCCTTGATATGAACATCCACGACAGGGGGGTTATAGGGATAACGAAGAAGCTGGACGAAGAGGTGTTGGAGAAGTTCAGGGAGTATGAAATTACCGTCGGCTACCTGCCGGGGGAGGGATACCTGCTCGAATGGCTCTTCTCATCGAAGGAGGACATGGGAAGCAAGATACTAGAGTTCAGCGGCTACGTGGAAAAGCTCCTGATAGAGTACTTCGAGCCGACTTTCAAGGAGCTCAACGACAACAACAAGAGGACCGCGTTTCAGAGGATGGTAAAAGAAGACGGGAGCGGGTACCACTCAATCATCGAGTTTTAG includes the following:
- a CDS encoding adenosine-specific kinase gives rise to the protein MVKIEVVDIEKPEGVEVIIGQGNFSIFTVDDLARALLTAVPGIKFGIAMNEAKPQLTRYTGNDRELEELAAKNAVKIGAGHVFVILMRNAFPINVLNTVKNHPAVAMVYGASENPFQVIVAETDLGRSVLGVVDGKAANKIETEEQKKERRELVQKIGYTLD
- a CDS encoding Lrp/AsnC family transcriptional regulator, whose product is MGGINIDEIEFLVELLEKYPLESLRRIASAEGLDYYRLKRIYDKYYSKYLVVSATYNIRLLGLKSFVGFLSVPSDRLIEVAVRMTKNPFIGYVNPAFGFKNGLSVIFYVPKDQVKDVDEMLSKYSDDFEYYEVWAYPPPEKPKEWGDWELSYDYAILMDILKWDARTPMKRIAERLGKTRPTIRYMIERLREKNILIGFYPLLDMNIHDRGVIGITKKLDEEVLEKFREYEITVGYLPGEGYLLEWLFSSKEDMGSKILEFSGYVEKLLIEYFEPTFKELNDNNKRTAFQRMVKEDGSGYHSIIEF